One Pelodiscus sinensis isolate JC-2024 chromosome 9, ASM4963464v1, whole genome shotgun sequence genomic window, tgcagcaagggaggtttaggttggacattaggaaaaagttcctaactgtcagggtggtcaaacactggaataaattgcccagggaggttgtggaatccccatctctggagatattgaagagcaggttagataaatgtctatcagggatggtctagacagtatttgttcctgccatgagggcaggggactggactcgatgactctcgaggtcccttccagtcctagtattctataattaaATGGTCTCAATCAGACGGTAACTGACTCATTCCGAGAAACCAACAAACGTCGCCATCAATCTGTGGGTAATTCACAACGGCAAATAGGTCACATCACACAGCTCAAAGCAACCCCCCGGAGTCTGTCTTCTATTCACACCATGTTTTGGTCTTGTCCTACTTGACAGGAGATgcaccgggatttaaatatgagtTAAGCCTTCCTCCTGGTTCTAAAATAAGCGTTTCAATCATCCAATCAGAACAGTCCCATGTGGCTCATGTGACATCATACAACAAGAACTGGGAATTAGGAACCAGCAAAGAAGTGGTCAGGTGTAACCCATCCACGGGCTGAAATTTGCCAGGAGCGTTAATTGAAGGAATCGCCTAGCTCAAAGGGGatgatttttatttatctttcctACAATAGCACCTGGCATGACCCATGAGCCCACTGTGCAAGGCCCTGTAGAAACACAGAacagagagacagtccctgcctgccCCAAGGCGCCTTCCATCGAAGAACGGTACCTCCCTGAAAACACATCTCTGGAACCGGCTTCCATTGTGGCAAGGCATTGCAAAGAAGAATCAAAATAATTCGGCACGTTGTGATTGGGCATCAAAGCCAGCTCGCTAGCTCTGATGCCTGTACCCCAGCATGAAATCGTGGCCCCAGTAAAGTCAAGGGCCAAATTCCTgtggacttcagtggagccaaaaTTTCACCCCGTTCTCTACTGTGAATTCTGAGGGACCCATAGGGCCGTCCCTACCAATATGCAGACTACgccgttgcctagggcaccatgaAACGTCGGGTACCAAATTGCCCCACATTTTCTGGTGCCCCAGGCATCTGCATGGCatcccccagccaaccccttcCCAGCTTCTACTCCTGTGTCCCCACATCCCAGGGTTCGTGCTGTGAATTGGTGGGGTTGGACCCGAAGACGGAGGACACTTCCAAAGCTCTTAGCCTGCAGAACTGTGTGCCGAGGAAAGCAAACCGACTCGCGTGCTTGTTTCTTTTCAGACGATGGTCATCAGCATTCAAAAACGCCCCGATTTCTCTGTCACCGGCCAGTGGGAGGTTCTTACCAAACGGGATGGGAAGGAGGAGTCAGCTGTCTTTGATGCGGTTATGGTTTGCTCGGGGCATCATGTATATCCACATTTCCCAGTGGATAGCTTCCCAggtgaggggtgggtgggtgggtgggtgtgtgtgtgtgtgtgtgtgtgtgtgtgtgtgtagcgcATTTTCATCAGCACACTGGGGCagtttttaaatgggaaaaaccagaaactacaaaaaaaaaatcaatttttgaaAACGTCATCCCAATGTGACACGTTGtactaaaaatgatttttttgtaaatgaaatCATTTCAGTTTCTCGTCTTTCACAGGCACTTCAAATCAAGAGTGCAGAAAATGGTGGGACAGGCTTTTaacgtgtcacacacacacatgctgtatGCAGCATTGTTGTCCCAAGATATATGAGAGGCAGTATCTGCACCGTATCCCCACCCTAATGGTGGGCTGGGGgcgtatcttttattggaccgatTTCTGGTGTAAAAGACACGCTTCCAAGCCACCCGGACTTGACACCTCTGTGTGgcccaaaagcttgtctctctcaccagcagaagttgttcctataaaagatatcacctcccccaccttgtctacCACAAAAATAAGCGTTCTTTCAACTTGTTCTAATTCTAGCTTTACAAACTTGCCAAACTTTCTTCACTGTTTAGTTCAGAACAATACGCAGTAATAAATATCACGGCCGTATAACCATCAAATACAATGTTAGCAACGATATAAACACTAGCTTTTTGTTAAGAGAAACGTTATGCAATGGTGTAGTCATTCAATTTTACTATTTGATCCTGTGCCGTGGTAATAGCCCGCCAATCTCCTCACAACAACGAGGAGAGGTTGTTTCTGGGGATTTTGCTCTGCCCTTTGTTTGTGTTAACAATCCCAATTCTCTCAAATGACGGAGGCCAATTTTCAAatgcctattttttttttttttttttttggtttatgcGAGCAAGTGTTCTCTCGCCTTGAGTCTTAGCAAAAAGGTCAGCAAAATATTCAAGGCGAGTTTCTGCTCTCAGTGACCTGAGAGGGCTTGTGTTATCTGCAGTTTCATTAAAGTACTGTGAATTCATAACGTGGCTCCCAAATACCAAGGCAGAACCATTAGGCCTGGTGCAAAGGATGCTATTTTGCATCTACGTCCAAGCATCTCCAAATTCTTTACTGGTGTCCATGAATTTGGCCTCTGCACGCACAATTTGACAGCTGGAAGACTGAATCCCAGAGAAGTCACGAGTCGGGTTTTCATAGCTGCGGGTCGCCCACCATGCCTTCTGCAGGTGCCTCGGGACTTCAAAAAACTAGAAAAACTAGACAAAGCAGAAGAGCTGGGCGCACAACCCCGCACTATCTCCTGCTTCCGCGCCTTCAGCGTTTCCTGAGGTAAAAAGAACCCCCTGGAATGATCAGATTCTAGAAGCAGCTTGAACAATTTTCCTTGCGTTGTGAAATGGGCAAATCTGCTGCAGAAAGCAGAGGGAATAAATGCCGAACTCCACAAACGTATGGCAAAGGAGACGTGCCACCAGGGGGCAAAACCTCCCCTCTTGAATCGCCAGATGAACTCATTTTACTTTCCACTTTTTTCTCTCAGGGCTAAGCAAGTTTAAAGGTAGCTACTTCCACAGCCGGGACTACAAGGAGCCGGAACAATTCAAGGGGAAGAGAGTGCTTGTGATTGGCTTGGGCAACTCCGGCTCGGACATCGCGGTGGAGCTGAGTCACATAGCCTCACAGGTACACCTGGAATGGTTACGTGGTGGAGAAATatggtagaaagggatctaggggtcaccgtGCACCACAATCTAAACACGAGACAAAGGTgcgacgctgttgcaaaaaaagcaaacatcgttCTGagctgtattaacaggagtgttgtgagcaagacatgagaagtctttCTTCCACTGTacctgcactgattaggcctcagttggagtcttgtgtccaattctgggcaccacatttcaggaaagatgtggagaaatgggagaaggtccagagaagagctacaaaactgattaaaaatctagaaaacatgagctataagggaagactgaaagaactgggcttgtgtagtttgcaaaagagaagactgagaggagacatagcagttttcatgtacctaaaagggtgttacaaggaggtgggagaaaaattgttctctttgacctctgatgataggacaagaagcaatgggcctcaactgcagcaagggaggttgaggttggacattaggaaaaacttcctgtcagggtggtgaaaccctggaataaattgcccagggaggttgtggaatctccatctctggagatatttaagagcagtttagacaaacatttgtcagggttggtctagatcagtgtttctcaacctttttttgctcatggcccccttctgagcctcgtttacctctgtggcccccctcatagctgctgttagttggaaaaaacgGTAAATAATGTAtctaatgttccgttttttcccATGTGGCCCCCAGAGGTAGGGTGTGGCCCCTGGCCTCAGTCTTATCTTTCGCAAATGacacaaacccagttctttcggCCCATggttgagaaccgctggtctagatggtggttggtcctgcgatgagggcaggggactggactcgatgacctctcaaggtcccttccggttctagcgTTCTACGATTCTACGGTACACTGCACAGAGCAAAACCAAGAGCAGGCCAAGCATGTAGCATTGTCGGTGTCACGCGCCCCCCGCTAACGTATGCTACTTCGCGACGTGTCTTCCCGCCACtactggggtggagctggaggaACGCAAAGTGGGCCTGTTTCACCACGGCtctccgccagtgccacccccacgCGAGTGCAGTGAAGTCACTGAGGTGACGCTGGTGTAAAACCGTAGCGATGAATCAGGCCTGCTATTTAGAAAGGCCTCTACCCTCAGCTGCCTCTCTAGAGTGGTAATGGCCACCCCCTGCTTTGCCCATTTTGTGGGGTAGGTTTACCTCAGCTCCAGAAGCGGCTCCTGGGTGATGAGTCGCGTTTGGGACGACGGCTACCCCTGGGACATGCTGGTTGTGACGCGCTTTGAAACCTTCCTCCGGGACGTCCTTCCCAGCTCCCTCAGCGACTGGCTGTACGTGCGGCGGATGAACAGCCGGTTTAAACACGAGAACTACGGCCTGGTGCCTCTGGACAGGTAATTTCCTGCCACTCGCCCGGCAGACACTTTGAGGAGGAAGCCAGTGCCTTGCGCACCTTTGAAAAGGCATCGATATACTTTCTTCTCCTCGGGTAGCAGGTTTTAGTAGGCAGAGGGGTccgggaaggggtgtggccttggatggaaggggcggggccaaggacagccagccctcagcaccacccagggGACACCatactgcctctcccagccctcagagctgccctgaGCGCACCACATGGGCCCCAGACCAgttgtccccttcccctcccccatcaaaaggTCCGATCGCAGGTTAGCTTAAAAATACCAAGGCAGGGTAAGGGAATGAAATCTCCTGTTCAGGATCCTTAAGAAGGAAAGGAACCCTCTGTACGTCTCACCCATCCGTGGTCAGGATTATACTATTTTGTTATGCTCTTTTGCATCGCTGTTGGAGACAGGACCCCAAACTAGCAGGGCTAAGTCTGGCCCAGCAGTGCCTTCCTTAAGCAGGTAGGGAAGGCAGTGTCTCTTATTGGAAAGAccgttagagagagagagaccagcttTTGAATTTACACAGAAGAGCCCTGAGTAGCTCGAAAGCCACCAGCCGAAGTTGACGCAATAAAGGATTTTACCTcccctaccttgtctctctaatatcctgggaccgacACGTCCACCTCTTGGCCTAAAAGAAACGAACAAAACCCATCACTCCCGTTAGTAGCTAGTTCAAGGGTTAACGTCCCTCAGAGATGCCCCATGGGTAGGTAGGGACGTCAGCCCCCCAACGAAGTCCATTTTGAACGGACTGGAGACAGGCAGCACTTTATACCCCAGGCCTCATGTGTTTTTCTGTCGTCACAGAACCAGCCGTAAGGAGCCGGTCTTCAACGACGACCTCCCAAGCCGCATCACCTGTGGAACGGTGGTGGTGAAACCCAACGTGAAGGAATTCACGGAAACCTCCGCTATCTTTCAGGACGGGACTGTGCAGGAAAACATCGATGCTGTCATCTTTGCGACGGGCTATAGCTACTCCTACCCCTTCATGAAAGACGACTCCATCATCAAATGCAGAGACAACGAGGTCACCTTGTACAAGGGCATCCTTCCTCCTCGACTGGAGAAGCCAACCTTGGTTGTCATCGGCCTGGTCCAGTCCCTTGGTGCAATTATCCCAACGTCCGATCTCCAGTCTCGTTGGGCTGTGCGAGTGTTTAAGGGTGGGTGAAAGGAAATTTGGTACAAGGGGGAAACTCTTGGAGAAGAGCTTGCGCGTGGGAACTAGCATGGCTGTGCAACCTATAGTTCCTTGCAGATTCAAGCTAGgtctgaaaaaagaagcaggtCATAGATTTATGTACCTACCAGCCTCTTGGGATTCGCTATACCTCCTCATCCTATAAATTGCACATCAGTGGAAACACAACCTAATTGAGAGGATGGGTGAGGGGATGGAAGAGTATCTTCTTACTTAGGAATAAACTATAGATCTGTTCTTTTCTAGGGCTGTGTAAACTTCCCCCCGTGTCTGACATGATGGAAGATATTGacgaaaaaatggggaaaaagctCAAATGGTACGTGCAGGATGAAGTTCTCAGGAGCACACGAGGAAGGCTAACATCACGTCCTGTCTCTTTTGCTCTACCTCTTCACTGATCGGACACCGAACCCCCTCCACTAAGCCAGTTACACTGACCACTTTAGGGAccca contains:
- the LOC142818180 gene encoding flavin-containing monooxygenase 3-like; the protein is MVHKVAIIGAGVSGLASIKGCLDEGLEPTCFERSDDIGGLWKFTEHAEEGRASIYRSVFTNSCKEMMCFPDFPFPDDFPNYMHNSKVQEYIRMFAKHFDLLKYIKFKTMVISIQKRPDFSVTGQWEVLTKRDGKEESAVFDAVMVCSGHHVYPHFPVDSFPGLSKFKGSYFHSRDYKEPEQFKGKRVLVIGLGNSGSDIAVELSHIASQVYLSSRSGSWVMSRVWDDGYPWDMLVVTRFETFLRDVLPSSLSDWLYVRRMNSRFKHENYGLVPLDRTSRKEPVFNDDLPSRITCGTVVVKPNVKEFTETSAIFQDGTVQENIDAVIFATGYSYSYPFMKDDSIIKCRDNEVTLYKGILPPRLEKPTLVVIGLVQSLGAIIPTSDLQSRWAVRVFKGLCKLPPVSDMMEDIDEKMGKKLKWYGQSNTLQTDYISYMDELASAIGVKPSFPWLLLTDPRLALAVYFGPCTPYQFRLTGPGKWDGARKSILTQWDRTLKATRSRVVHGSPEFPLLNLLCILALPLLLLAVVLIFN